A window of the Virgibacillus pantothenticus genome harbors these coding sequences:
- the rpe gene encoding ribulose-phosphate 3-epimerase yields MTKLAPSILAADFSRLGEEIQEVDRYGADYIHVDVMDGHFVPNITLGPPIVEAIRPVTKLPLDVHLMIENPDHYIASFAQAGADIITVHQEVCPHLHRTIQSIKEHGMKAGVVINPATPAETLLPILPDIDMILIMTVNPGFGGQSFIESTLGKIKLVNKWRQDFGFSFEIEVDGGINSKTAKLCTDAGADVLVAGSAVFAKEDRKQAMKDILHAVKESK; encoded by the coding sequence ATGACAAAATTAGCGCCATCAATTTTAGCAGCAGATTTTTCTCGTTTAGGAGAAGAAATTCAGGAAGTTGATCGTTATGGGGCAGACTATATTCACGTTGATGTAATGGATGGGCATTTTGTGCCAAATATCACTTTAGGACCACCTATCGTTGAAGCGATTCGACCTGTGACAAAGCTTCCATTGGATGTACATCTTATGATCGAGAATCCGGATCACTATATAGCATCGTTTGCTCAGGCAGGAGCAGATATTATCACGGTTCATCAGGAAGTTTGTCCTCACCTACACCGTACGATACAGTCGATTAAAGAACATGGAATGAAAGCAGGAGTAGTCATTAACCCTGCCACCCCTGCCGAAACGTTACTCCCTATTTTACCGGATATCGATATGATTTTAATCATGACGGTTAATCCAGGATTTGGTGGTCAATCGTTTATTGAAAGCACCTTAGGAAAAATAAAATTAGTAAATAAATGGCGTCAGGACTTCGGTTTTTCATTTGAAATCGAAGTCGATGGAGGGATTAACTCCAAAACTGCCAAATTATGCACAGATGCTGGTGCGGATGTTCTCGTAGCAGGGAGCGCTGTCTTTGCGAAAGAAGATCGGAAGCAGGCAATGAAAGACATCTTACATGCTGTAAAGGAGTCAAAATAG